Proteins encoded in a region of the Cyanobacteria bacterium QS_8_64_29 genome:
- a CDS encoding DUF58 domain-containing protein, which yields MAIAARLSEGLERRAGRPTYGGGVLLLLALCFFGAATNTMAGWLYALSGTILGLLAIAAVAPRRALAGLQVQRGGIEPVAVGERLTLELTVANPSAHPKQLLQARDGVPVALGPPAQAAIERVPARGTYCWRYTLVPQQRGIYRWHAVRLRSATPLGLFWACRDWALPVRAIVHPPVLPLARCPLLDSLGQAAGSRIRRDRAYRTDPEGVFKGIRPYRRGDPVRLIHWRTSARYGELRVRELETPPQTREVTISLDGTARWPASTFELAASAAASLYCYAHRRQFDVWLWLPETGLVRGKQRVLAALAAAQPQALAEASWPQGPLIWLTPAATGTDGPTGSQRIRFAASEAEAPPPFHGPVVTPARSLQAALESR from the coding sequence GTGGCAATTGCAGCTCGCCTGAGCGAGGGGTTGGAACGGCGGGCTGGCCGCCCCACCTACGGGGGTGGCGTTTTGCTGCTGCTGGCCCTGTGCTTTTTTGGCGCTGCCACCAACACAATGGCGGGCTGGCTGTACGCCCTGAGCGGTACCATCCTGGGCCTGCTGGCGATCGCGGCTGTGGCCCCGCGGCGGGCGCTGGCTGGGCTGCAAGTGCAGCGCGGCGGCATCGAGCCGGTTGCTGTGGGCGAGCGCCTGACGCTCGAGCTGACCGTCGCCAACCCCAGCGCTCACCCCAAGCAGCTGCTGCAAGCGCGCGATGGCGTACCGGTCGCGCTGGGCCCACCCGCCCAGGCTGCCATCGAGCGCGTCCCCGCGCGCGGCACTTACTGCTGGCGCTACACCTTGGTTCCCCAGCAGCGCGGCATCTATCGCTGGCACGCGGTCCGGCTCAGGAGCGCCACGCCGCTCGGGCTGTTTTGGGCCTGCCGCGACTGGGCCTTGCCTGTTCGGGCCATCGTCCACCCGCCGGTCTTGCCCCTGGCGCGCTGCCCATTGCTCGATTCGCTGGGGCAGGCGGCTGGTTCCCGCATCCGCCGCGATCGCGCGTACAGAACCGACCCGGAAGGGGTGTTTAAAGGCATTCGCCCCTACCGGCGCGGGGATCCCGTACGCCTGATTCACTGGCGCACCAGCGCCCGCTACGGCGAGCTGCGCGTGCGCGAGCTTGAGACACCGCCCCAGACGCGCGAGGTTACCATCAGCCTGGATGGGACGGCGCGCTGGCCGGCCAGCACGTTCGAGCTGGCAGCGAGCGCCGCCGCTTCGCTCTATTGCTACGCCCACCGCCGGCAGTTCGACGTTTGGCTGTGGCTGCCAGAGACCGGCCTCGTGAGAGGCAAGCAGCGCGTGCTGGCGGCCCTGGCGGCCGCGCAGCCCCAAGCACTGGCCGAAGCTAGCTGGCCCCAGGGTCCCCTCATTTGGCTGACTCCCGCTGCCACCGGGACTGATGGCCCCACAGGCAGCCAACGGATCCGGTTTGCGGCTAGCGAGGCCGAGGCGCCACCGCCGTTCCACGGGCCGGTCGTGACGCCAGCACGTTCCCTGCAAGCCGCGCTGGAGTCACGCTGA
- a CDS encoding DUF2157 domain-containing protein: MPSERFRRQLRQEAQQWYAEGTIDAALYGELARRYRFETLEEASRNRFAALLFGLGGLLVGLAVITFVAANWQAMPKALKVGLLLGATIAAEAAGFYLWRSAAGGWRYRLGQGLLLLGALALGANLALGSQLFHQSGPLYQLYAAWALGVAVMALGLRSALLAATTTLLVWIAYGTANSTEAIGLPLPSFERGWVQYTPLLAAGGLVPLAHWCRSRWAFGLAAALVVFSLGVVLLAAVPNDPNALPSASAGMTALAFALPPALLWGYGGAGWEPRSLEAGAIVRRLAIILLAGQFYTFSFRWVWADLPDRNFLMMGATADPLPVGLNAAVLGGVALWGWWRLGRSGESGRVWWPDRASAATGAAIAAAAAIPGIHSTHSIGIAATVAFNGLLLALALSLLNWGLTTARRSGFWGGMLLLVLQLTSRMLEYDTSLLLKAGGLLLCGAAILAAGLWFERRAIRPR; the protein is encoded by the coding sequence ATGCCGTCGGAGCGGTTCCGCCGCCAGCTACGCCAAGAAGCCCAGCAGTGGTATGCCGAGGGCACCATCGATGCGGCGCTCTATGGCGAGCTAGCGCGCCGCTACCGCTTCGAAACGCTAGAAGAAGCCAGTCGCAACCGCTTTGCCGCCCTGCTATTCGGACTGGGTGGCCTGCTCGTTGGGCTTGCTGTTATTACCTTTGTCGCCGCGAACTGGCAGGCCATGCCCAAAGCCCTCAAGGTGGGGCTGCTGTTGGGCGCCACGATCGCCGCTGAGGCAGCAGGGTTTTATCTGTGGCGATCAGCCGCGGGCGGCTGGCGGTACCGCTTGGGACAGGGCTTGTTGCTGCTGGGGGCGCTTGCCCTGGGCGCCAACCTGGCGCTGGGATCGCAGTTGTTCCATCAAAGCGGTCCGCTCTACCAGCTATACGCGGCTTGGGCTTTAGGCGTTGCCGTGATGGCCCTAGGTTTGCGATCGGCCCTGCTGGCCGCCACGACAACGTTGTTGGTCTGGATCGCTTACGGAACGGCAAATTCAACTGAGGCAATCGGTCTACCGTTACCATCATTCGAGCGCGGGTGGGTCCAATATACCCCCCTGCTGGCAGCAGGCGGACTCGTTCCGCTCGCGCATTGGTGCCGCTCCCGCTGGGCCTTCGGTCTTGCGGCAGCGCTGGTGGTGTTTTCGCTAGGGGTGGTGCTGCTGGCGGCCGTTCCTAACGATCCCAACGCCCTACCCAGTGCGAGTGCCGGAATGACTGCGTTGGCATTCGCGCTGCCGCCGGCACTGCTGTGGGGCTATGGGGGAGCTGGTTGGGAGCCGCGATCACTAGAGGCGGGCGCGATCGTGCGGCGCCTTGCCATCATCTTGCTAGCAGGGCAGTTCTATACCTTTTCGTTCCGCTGGGTTTGGGCGGACTTGCCCGATCGCAACTTTTTGATGATGGGTGCCACCGCCGATCCGCTGCCGGTCGGTCTCAACGCGGCCGTTTTGGGCGGCGTTGCGCTATGGGGCTGGTGGCGCTTGGGCCGTTCAGGAGAAAGCGGCCGCGTTTGGTGGCCTGATCGGGCGAGCGCTGCCACGGGAGCGGCCATTGCGGCGGCCGCTGCGATCCCGGGCATCCACAGCACTCATTCCATCGGTATTGCAGCGACAGTCGCGTTTAACGGATTGCTGCTGGCCCTAGCCCTCAGCCTGTTGAATTGGGGCCTGACAACCGCCCGACGGTCCGGTTTTTGGGGCGGCATGCTGTTGCTCGTGCTGCAGCTCACCTCGCGCATGCTGGAGTACGACACCAGCTTGCTGCTGAAGGCCGGGGGACTGCTGCTATGCGGTGCCGCCATCCTGGCAGCAGGCCTGTGGTTCGAGCGCCGCGCGATCCGCCCTCGCTGA
- a CDS encoding metallophosphoesterase, with product MAGPPQLLTDPLLQCPSERSVRVVWFTAFRGSAHAVWSGPGLAARTEATTTQLSRTREDADSWQPGGVAALERAPQERPIWRHEAEVRDLTPGERVPYCVASWDEAGAVARSATFELAPKPPAGQRLQILLTSDHQLKPMTAANLQQVGAVADRVDGIFFAGDLTDIPDRASDWFDDARGGAFFPCLQGNARVALERGGRTATYRGAPLLQSAPLFAAIGNHEVMGRFSREQPLEDQMDAAIPRSAAERLDGPAPASAREREAWFRDHAFNAQTYREILTLPQRPSGDSSYYAVTLGDIRLVVLYATCVWRTPSLDPDACSKYRERDADLPHPHNWGYGQHIFEPIHRGSAQYRWLAAELAGEAFQQAPYRIVMLHHPPHSLGANVVPAYTDPVQSIERDSAGRISAVRYEYPQERDYLARDVVPLLEAAGTQLVFYGHSHLWNRFVSASGTHYLESSNVGNSYGAYWRAQRRPVPANHRETYTERGDPYGLEPVVPNIAPLYGENGQPLPYIASNALTAFSLLDTGRGTVSSYRFDTRTPEAAAIKFDEFALQNSA from the coding sequence ATGGCCGGCCCGCCGCAACTGCTAACGGATCCGCTGCTGCAGTGCCCGAGCGAGCGCAGCGTGCGCGTGGTGTGGTTTACCGCGTTTCGCGGCAGCGCGCATGCGGTCTGGAGCGGTCCTGGGCTGGCAGCGCGCACCGAGGCGACGACGACGCAGCTGAGCCGCACCCGCGAAGATGCCGATTCCTGGCAGCCGGGGGGCGTCGCCGCCCTTGAGAGGGCGCCCCAGGAACGTCCCATCTGGCGCCACGAAGCTGAGGTCCGGGATCTGACGCCGGGCGAGCGTGTCCCCTACTGCGTGGCGAGTTGGGACGAAGCGGGCGCGGTGGCGCGCAGCGCCACCTTCGAGCTTGCCCCCAAGCCGCCAGCGGGCCAGCGGCTGCAGATCCTGCTGACCTCGGACCACCAGCTCAAGCCCATGACGGCCGCCAACTTGCAGCAGGTGGGGGCAGTGGCAGACCGGGTGGATGGCATTTTCTTCGCCGGCGATCTGACCGATATTCCTGATCGCGCCTCCGACTGGTTCGATGACGCCCGCGGCGGTGCGTTTTTTCCCTGCTTGCAGGGCAACGCTCGGGTCGCGCTCGAGCGCGGCGGGCGCACTGCCACCTACCGGGGTGCGCCGCTGCTGCAGTCAGCGCCGCTGTTTGCCGCCATCGGCAATCACGAGGTCATGGGGCGCTTCTCGCGCGAGCAGCCGCTCGAGGATCAAATGGATGCCGCCATCCCGCGCTCGGCGGCCGAGCGGCTCGATGGCCCAGCCCCCGCTAGCGCTCGCGAGCGGGAAGCCTGGTTTCGCGATCACGCCTTTAACGCCCAGACCTACCGCGAGATCTTGACGCTACCGCAGCGGCCGAGCGGCGACTCGAGCTACTACGCGGTGACCTTGGGCGACATCCGGTTGGTGGTGCTCTATGCCACCTGCGTCTGGCGCACCCCCAGCCTCGATCCTGACGCTTGCAGCAAGTACCGCGAGCGGGACGCCGATTTGCCCCATCCGCACAACTGGGGCTACGGGCAGCACATCTTTGAGCCCATCCACCGCGGCAGCGCCCAGTACCGCTGGCTGGCGGCCGAGCTAGCTGGCGAAGCATTCCAGCAAGCCCCCTACCGCATCGTCATGCTCCACCATCCGCCGCACTCGCTGGGGGCCAACGTCGTTCCGGCCTATACGGATCCCGTGCAGTCCATCGAGCGGGATAGCGCCGGCCGCATCAGCGCCGTACGCTACGAGTACCCGCAAGAGCGCGACTACCTGGCGCGCGATGTCGTGCCGCTATTGGAAGCTGCCGGGACGCAGCTGGTCTTTTACGGCCACTCCCACCTCTGGAACCGCTTTGTCAGCGCCAGCGGCACCCACTACCTGGAGTCCTCCAACGTTGGCAACAGCTACGGCGCTTACTGGCGCGCCCAGCGGCGCCCGGTCCCTGCCAATCACCGAGAGACCTACACCGAGCGCGGCGATCCCTACGGCTTGGAACCGGTCGTGCCCAATATTGCGCCCCTGTACGGCGAGAACGGTCAACCGCTGCCCTACATCGCCAGCAATGCCCTGACGGCTTTCAGCCTGCTGGATACGGGGCGCGGCACGGTCAGTAGCTACCGCTTCGATACGCGCACGCCCGAGGCCGCTGCCATCAAATTCGACGAGTTCGCGCTGCAGAACTCAGCCTAG
- a CDS encoding membrane-anchored protein, which translates to MPDDTSPRLPHWHFWLPLALQVALVLAVPARSAYTYVTGQTAFLRVGPVDPYELLRGYSQTLNLAISRRSQLQDLSGWEQLLAQSRSEQDPNQLAVGTAFYVILEASEQEQQAWMPVAVRAQRPSDLPADRIALRGRQKRYGIDYGLDRYYLPEGQREAINERIRELAPSERMLLQVKVDRRGYAVPVRLWVGNRGYRF; encoded by the coding sequence ATGCCGGACGACACGAGCCCTCGCTTGCCCCACTGGCACTTCTGGCTGCCGCTTGCCTTGCAAGTTGCTCTGGTGCTGGCTGTTCCGGCTCGCTCAGCTTATACTTACGTAACGGGTCAGACAGCCTTCCTGCGCGTGGGGCCAGTTGACCCCTACGAGCTGTTGCGCGGCTACAGCCAAACCCTCAACTTGGCCATCTCGCGCCGCTCGCAGTTGCAGGATCTATCCGGTTGGGAGCAGTTGCTGGCCCAATCCCGCTCGGAGCAAGATCCAAACCAACTAGCGGTGGGAACCGCGTTCTACGTCATTCTGGAGGCCTCCGAGCAGGAGCAGCAGGCCTGGATGCCGGTGGCCGTTCGAGCGCAACGCCCTAGCGACTTGCCCGCCGATCGCATCGCTTTGCGTGGCAGGCAAAAGCGCTACGGCATTGACTACGGCTTGGATCGCTACTACTTGCCAGAAGGCCAGCGCGAGGCCATTAACGAGCGCATCCGCGAGCTGGCGCCTTCCGAGCGGATGCTGCTGCAGGTTAAAGTCGATCGCCGCGGATATGCGGTGCCGGTCCGGCTCTGGGTCGGCAATCGCGGATACCGCTTCTGA